Part of the Papio anubis isolate 15944 chromosome 6, Panubis1.0, whole genome shotgun sequence genome, GTAGAGGACCCCTACACATCTTTTGTGAAGTTGCTACCTCTGAATGATTGCCGATATGCTTTGTACGATGCCACATACGAAACAAAAGAGTCTAAGAAAGAAGACCTAGTATTTATATTCTGGGCTCCTGAAAGTGCACCTTTAAAAAGCAAGATGATTTATGCTAGCTCTAAAGAtgccattaaaaagaaatttacaggTATTAAACATGAGTGGCAAGTAAATGGCTTGGATGATATTAAGGACTGTTCGACACTTGGAGAGAAATTGGGAGGCAATGTAGTA contains:
- the LOC100137203 gene encoding cofilin 2 homolog; this encodes MASGVTVNDEVIKVFNDMKVRKSSTQEEIKKRKKAVLFCLSDDKRQIIVEEAKQILVGDIGDTVEDPYTSFVKLLPLNDCRYALYDATYETKESKKEDLVFIFWAPESAPLKSKMIYASSKDAIKKKFTGIKHEWQVNGLDDIKDCSTLGEKLGGNVVVSLEGKPL